One Mixta gaviniae genomic window carries:
- the sctW gene encoding type III secretion system gatekeeper subunit SctW, which yields MLKPNLPLMPHPFKALMKAADSGPNKSAERAGQGVADASANDMKEEVGLMFSERAESQKKAEQRRQQQHGLRHRQQAGKVQLHKLYAMLDSGDPSRREAHLSQLRDALKRKPPADTDELLSQLDNDPARCDLLLRVMEREARDQGDDALCETINRHLDTLQTRHGERLRAGLNTAAAFAEYSAHPQQRQTLRNLYYDSIVHQQSALAMVDLLLAHTEPAQFVSGLRTLQRALADDIAALASSISTGALRHIQNGLVEARQVGHTLEESQKMLDRMAGKMTLHAIDATELTRRLLHFSHHGAWQQDFQQLGEEVVANANPRQLSMFFNAVLPLVRSLPLALWKVKDGRKTALTLLANHSASLLDNERKQARRASAG from the coding sequence ATGCTGAAGCCAAACCTGCCGCTAATGCCGCACCCTTTTAAAGCCCTGATGAAAGCCGCCGACAGCGGACCGAATAAAAGCGCCGAGCGGGCGGGGCAAGGTGTGGCCGACGCCAGCGCCAATGACATGAAGGAAGAGGTAGGCCTGATGTTTTCCGAGCGCGCCGAAAGCCAGAAAAAGGCTGAGCAGCGCCGTCAGCAGCAGCACGGCCTGCGCCACCGCCAGCAGGCGGGCAAAGTGCAGCTGCATAAGCTCTACGCGATGCTCGATTCCGGCGATCCGTCGCGACGCGAAGCGCACCTGAGTCAGCTGCGCGACGCGCTAAAGCGCAAGCCGCCGGCGGATACCGACGAACTGCTGTCGCAGCTGGATAACGATCCGGCGCGCTGCGATCTGCTGCTGCGCGTGATGGAGCGCGAAGCGCGCGATCAGGGCGACGACGCGCTGTGCGAAACCATCAATCGCCATCTCGACACGCTGCAAACCCGGCACGGTGAACGTCTGCGCGCCGGTCTCAATACCGCTGCGGCGTTCGCGGAATACAGCGCGCATCCGCAGCAGCGCCAGACGCTGCGCAACCTCTACTACGACAGCATCGTGCATCAACAGTCGGCGCTGGCGATGGTTGATCTGCTGCTGGCGCATACCGAGCCTGCGCAGTTCGTCTCCGGGCTGCGCACGCTGCAACGGGCGCTGGCGGATGATATTGCCGCGCTCGCCTCTTCAATCAGCACCGGCGCGCTGCGCCATATCCAGAACGGGCTGGTCGAGGCGCGCCAGGTAGGGCACACGCTGGAGGAGAGCCAGAAAATGCTCGACCGCATGGCGGGCAAAATGACGCTGCATGCCATCGACGCGACGGAACTGACGCGCCGCCTGCTGCATTTCAGCCACCACGGCGCCTGGCAGCAGGACTTTCAACAGCTGGGTGAAGAGGTGGTGGCCAACGCCAACCCGCGCCAGCTGTCGATGTTTTTCAACGCGGTGCTGCCGCTGGTGCGCAGCCTGCCGCTGGCACTGTGGAAAGTCAAAGACGGACGCAAAACCGCGCTGACGCTGCTGGCGAACCACAGCGCGTCGCTGCTGGATAACGAACGCAAACAGGCGCGCCGCGCCTCTGCTGGCTAA
- a CDS encoding FHIPEP family type III secretion protein — protein sequence MNSLFLILNKIAISAMQRSEIVGAAFALALVFMLIIPLPLPLIDTLIALNICLSSLLIVLAMYLPKPLAFSTFPAVLLLTTMFRLALSISVTRQILIQQDAGHIVEAFGSFVVGGNLAVGMVMFLILTVVNFLVITKGSERVAEVAARFTLDAMPGKQMSIDSDLRAGLIDVHQAKSRRSDLAKESQLFGAMDGAMKFVKGDAIAALVILFINLIGGISIGVLQVGMSAGEAMHVFSILTIGDGLIAQIPALLISLTAGMIITRVSSDTDTVDAPNIGREIAEQLTSQPKAWILASMGMLGFALVPGMPGMVFTLLALITLSSGGFQVWRARHTLRLAQPQMENEVIPPELNGREDLRQFNPTRPYLIQFPTACRGKAETLDLVQEIRRLRNRIVYHFGFTLPAFDIEFSDRLEADEFRFSVYEIPKVMGTFSTACVAVETRWLESLSPEEQQALTAPAAATDIAAPAENEDATAPTEAAPLTPALGQAVRQEADYLWLPADHPLLENDEVARWTAAGLLLKRMENAIHASSPHFIGLQETRALMGWLESEQPELAQELQRVMPLARFSSVLQKLVAERIPLRSVRAIAEALIEHGQHERDVFLLTEQVRITLKTHLCHQYSQTDGIHAWLLAPELEEALRDSLRQTQNDIFFALSPEQIQSVHQQMRRAFTTGNEQQSVLLAAQDLRGPLRALIAESFHQVPVLSFAELEPALAVHVLGRLEADPAFYSLTNWEGE from the coding sequence ATGAACAGCCTGTTTTTAATTCTGAATAAAATCGCCATCAGCGCCATGCAGCGCTCGGAGATCGTCGGCGCCGCCTTCGCGCTGGCGCTGGTGTTTATGCTGATTATTCCGCTGCCGCTGCCGCTGATCGACACCCTGATTGCGCTTAATATCTGCCTCTCTTCGCTGCTGATCGTGCTGGCGATGTACCTGCCGAAGCCGCTGGCCTTCTCCACCTTTCCGGCGGTGCTGCTGCTGACCACCATGTTCCGCCTGGCGCTGTCGATTTCGGTAACGCGCCAAATCCTGATCCAGCAGGATGCCGGCCATATCGTCGAGGCGTTCGGCAGCTTCGTGGTAGGCGGCAACCTGGCGGTGGGCATGGTGATGTTTTTGATCCTGACGGTGGTCAACTTCCTGGTGATCACCAAAGGATCGGAGCGCGTGGCGGAGGTGGCGGCACGCTTCACGCTCGACGCGATGCCGGGCAAGCAGATGTCAATCGACAGCGATCTGCGCGCCGGGCTGATCGACGTGCATCAGGCGAAGTCGCGCCGCAGCGATCTGGCGAAAGAGAGCCAGCTGTTCGGTGCGATGGATGGCGCGATGAAGTTCGTAAAAGGCGATGCCATCGCCGCGCTGGTGATCCTGTTTATCAACCTGATCGGCGGCATCAGCATCGGTGTGCTGCAGGTCGGGATGTCAGCGGGCGAAGCGATGCATGTTTTCTCGATCCTCACCATCGGCGATGGGCTGATCGCTCAGATCCCGGCGCTGCTCATCTCGCTGACGGCGGGGATGATCATCACCCGCGTCTCCTCAGACACAGATACGGTGGACGCGCCGAATATCGGCCGCGAAATCGCCGAACAGCTCACCAGCCAGCCGAAAGCCTGGATCCTCGCCTCGATGGGGATGCTGGGCTTCGCGCTGGTGCCGGGTATGCCGGGTATGGTGTTTACCCTGCTGGCGCTGATCACCCTTAGCAGCGGCGGCTTTCAGGTGTGGCGCGCGCGCCATACGCTGCGCCTCGCCCAGCCGCAGATGGAAAACGAAGTGATCCCGCCGGAGCTGAACGGCCGCGAAGATCTGCGCCAGTTCAACCCGACGCGCCCCTATCTGATCCAGTTCCCGACCGCCTGCCGCGGCAAAGCGGAAACCCTTGATCTGGTGCAGGAGATCCGCCGCCTGCGTAACCGCATCGTCTACCACTTCGGCTTTACCCTGCCGGCGTTCGATATCGAATTCAGCGATCGGCTGGAGGCGGATGAGTTCCGTTTCTCGGTTTATGAGATCCCGAAAGTGATGGGCACCTTCAGTACCGCCTGCGTGGCGGTTGAGACGCGCTGGCTGGAGAGCCTCAGCCCGGAGGAGCAGCAGGCGCTGACGGCGCCGGCGGCAGCGACCGACATCGCCGCGCCTGCCGAAAATGAAGACGCGACGGCGCCGACGGAAGCCGCGCCACTCACGCCGGCGCTGGGCCAGGCGGTGCGTCAGGAGGCGGACTATCTCTGGCTGCCCGCCGATCATCCGCTGCTGGAAAACGACGAGGTGGCGCGCTGGACCGCCGCCGGGCTGCTGCTGAAGCGCATGGAAAACGCCATCCACGCCAGCAGCCCGCACTTTATCGGCCTGCAGGAGACGCGTGCGCTGATGGGCTGGCTGGAGAGCGAACAGCCGGAGCTGGCGCAGGAGCTGCAGCGCGTCATGCCGCTGGCGCGCTTCTCCAGCGTGCTGCAAAAGCTGGTGGCGGAGCGGATCCCGCTACGTTCGGTGCGCGCCATCGCCGAAGCGCTGATCGAACATGGTCAGCATGAGCGCGACGTCTTTCTGCTGACCGAACAGGTACGCATCACCCTGAAAACCCATCTGTGCCATCAGTACAGCCAGACGGACGGCATTCATGCCTGGCTGCTGGCGCCAGAGCTGGAAGAGGCGCTGCGCGACAGCCTGCGCCAGACGCAAAACGATATCTTCTTTGCGCTCAGCCCGGAGCAGATTCAGTCGGTGCATCAGCAGATGCGCCGCGCCTTCACTACCGGCAATGAGCAGCAGTCGGTGCTGCTGGCGGCGCAGGATCTGCGCGGCCCGCTGCGCGCGCTGATCGCTGAATCTTTCCATCAGGTGCCGGTGCTGTCGTTCGCTGAACTGGAACCGGCGTTGGCGGTGCATGTGTTGGGCCGCCTGGAAGCCGATCCCGCCTTTTATTCACTCACCAACTGGGAGGGAGAATAA
- a CDS encoding FHA domain-containing protein, with protein MFELRVLSGLHCGAALPLSGDRWQIGDSPLADLLLSDESAAGCERWLRRQQQNWWLAQQEEAEEGEPLTPEEPFLLGGVWLCVARASTPWHEAAALPASAFAAPAAAQEPAPVQASGTPRWMRGVLFGLLLLFSFTVVSWILQPTVAQPAAESSRPAWGTVEDLRAPLQIMLRERDLANSVQIARQGDRLLLKGALNKAQMIVFNRMMTRFYARYSASAPVKSAVRPLEKKLPFRIVQIATGARANIVTDEGDRLFIGDQVGDLRLVAITDDRVEFSGRDPITVKW; from the coding sequence ATGTTTGAACTGCGCGTGCTGTCCGGGCTGCACTGCGGCGCCGCCTTGCCGCTCAGCGGCGATCGCTGGCAGATCGGCGACTCGCCGCTGGCCGATCTGCTGCTGAGTGATGAGAGCGCGGCCGGCTGCGAACGCTGGCTGCGCCGCCAGCAGCAAAACTGGTGGCTGGCGCAGCAGGAAGAGGCCGAGGAGGGCGAACCGCTTACGCCGGAAGAGCCATTCCTGCTGGGCGGCGTCTGGCTTTGCGTCGCGCGGGCCAGCACGCCGTGGCACGAGGCGGCGGCGCTGCCCGCCAGCGCTTTCGCCGCCCCGGCCGCCGCGCAGGAGCCGGCGCCGGTTCAGGCCTCAGGTACGCCGCGCTGGATGCGTGGGGTACTGTTTGGCCTGCTGCTGCTGTTCAGCTTTACCGTGGTCAGCTGGATCCTGCAGCCGACGGTGGCGCAGCCGGCCGCCGAGAGTTCACGTCCGGCATGGGGCACGGTAGAGGATCTGCGCGCGCCGCTGCAGATCATGCTGCGCGAGCGCGATCTGGCGAACAGCGTACAGATCGCACGTCAGGGCGACCGGCTGCTGCTGAAAGGCGCGCTGAATAAAGCGCAGATGATCGTCTTCAACCGCATGATGACACGCTTTTATGCGCGCTACAGCGCCAGCGCGCCGGTGAAAAGCGCGGTGCGGCCGCTGGAGAAGAAGCTGCCGTTCCGTATCGTGCAGATCGCCACCGGCGCGCGCGCCAATATTGTCACTGACGAAGGCGACCGGCTGTTTATTGGCGATCAGGTCGGCGATCTGCGACTGGTGGCGATCACGGACGATCGCGTCGAGTTCAGCGGCCGCGATCCGATAACGGTGAAGTGGTAA